The following DNA comes from Cheilinus undulatus linkage group 4, ASM1832078v1, whole genome shotgun sequence.
GGGACTTAAAGTAAGGCTTTCTTTAAGCAAGACGGTGTGTCTgatgctgacgtgctcaggagagcagggatgtgAAGGCGTGCTTTCcagggcctgatccagctcaccggATCTGTGGTCCAAATGTAGGGGGCGGAAGCTGGGATGATATCTAAAGAAATAGGGCACAGGTCTGGAGGATGGAAACCAGGAGGcaagagcagtacaggaccaaggttgatgcggCAAAGTGCCAAACCAGCATCCACTCCATTAACTATCTTGCTTAAGTTAAGGGCTGGTCTTAAGGACAAATCTCATTATCTTGTAGTTATACAGCATTGCACAATGCATATCTTGATATTTTTCAgctaaaaaaacataaatttttggaaaatcaagattttgaaaattgaaaattaagATTTTCTGTTAAACTTTACTGCAGTAATACCTTTAGAAAAACCTACTGTAAGAAGCTGTAATCTTATGATTGTTTTTTGCAACCTTCATATTGCTCATGTGTAACCAAAGTGTTCTAAAACTCAAGGTAAACATCCcctcaaacaaagaaaaacgtCCTGCTCagtttaaataataatattcaCTCTTAATCCTTTTAGttgaaatttaaattaaatgtagtTTGGTCTGCttgccaacatttttattttacatgcattCTGTGGCTGATATGATGAGCAGTCAAATACAAATAATATATTTGTATAACCTTCTGATGGTCTTTCTTACTTCCATAGATCATGGAGAGACATAGCATTACTTTCTATCTGTTTCTTAATCAGATAACTTTCAGAGCCTGAGTGTTCATGTAAAAAACCTCCATAGTGcaattttaaagacaaatttacAGCTCACGCTTTAATCTGTTAAGGACAATTCAATTCAGTTTTGTTACATAttacatgtatatatataaaatataaaagaaacctttaatttcttttttattttaaaacaacaaaaaaatcgcTTTAAATCGGAAGTcgagtttggtgtgaaaaaaaattggagaTTCCATTTTTTACCATATCACCCAGCCttaatttaatgtaaaaatgttccagtaaaaatcaaacatttaaacctgtttgataccataaTCAATAAAACAGAAGCCCTAGAGCAGTGTTCCtgaaccctgctcaaccaaagagccaaactgttgaaaatatctttaccaagagccacaatctatgtggcgaaaagcagcaaaaaaaggttGAATTGGCTATAAAattaagttacaggtggcaaaaatggtcaaaaagcagcaataaaatcgcaaaaatgggtgaaaagcagcaaaataggcatacaatggtaaaaaattgaatgaaaagtggaaaaatgggtgagaagtgaccagAAAAAGGGTtacagggggcaaaaatggtcataaagtggcaaaaagtggcaaaaaggggtgaaaaggggcaaaataggcataaaatggcaaaaactgagtgaaaagtggcaaaaaatggtgaaaagtggcaaaataagcataaaatggcaaaaactgagtgaaaagtggcaaaaatgggtgagacgtgaccagaaaaaaagagttgcaggtggcaaaaatggtctaaaagcaaaacaaaaagtgaaaagtgactaaaacgggcaaaaagcagcaaagaatggcaaaaattggcaaaaggggcatttgatggcaaaaggcGGCTTTAAAGGccgaaaatggaaaaaaaagaagtggcataaatgggctagaatcagcaaaaatggatttaaagatgcaaaaaaatagtaaataagggcaataaaaatatacagacaaaaaataaaggttgatgatTAAGTTCaccaattaaagcctactgtgtaagtgttGGAAACTAACAGcttgtgacttgcaatggaaaatttctgaggtcaaagtttcccttttctatggttttctgggggaataatatttcaaattaagtcataaaagagccacatgtggctcttgagTCATGCATTGAGTATCACTACCCTAGAGCCTCATTACTGGtcaatttcttatttttcaatAACAAAAATTGGAGACAAACTCATATAAAATGGCCAAagttgtacaaaaacattggaaacatttctgtgtaatgaagtcatcaaaaatgtaaacactcttgaattaaatgtgtttcaaaatgatcaGATCTTTACCATTTTCAATGACCAGCAGCACCAAAAAGCACAGTCACCggattatatcatattttgtcatatgtcatattttgaaccAATAGAGAgagagcattttttaaatcgCCAAAATGTTTTGCAAcctttggaaaagtgggtgggaAGTAGGGAAACCCTTGTTCCACTCCAGTTCTGCTCACGGCATAGAAGCAAAGGTTTCCCTCACTAGTCATCTGTTCCACCCACTCATCCAGATGTTGCCAACGTATCTGGGCAATtcaaacagagcagcaggagCCTGAACGTCACCGGGCCTCACAACCTGGAACTCCAGCTTCACAACTTGTTCCATGACACCTCgggacatttttttccattactttTTTCCAACTGAACTGAATTAAACAAGACAAGCATCAGTACTTATATCAGTGCATCCATGTAGCAGCAGGCCAGTGTCtggatatataaatatatatataaggaGTTTCATTTATAGGTAAGAAAACAATTTACCGTTGGTTCTGAATCAGGATTGTCCAAATATTCAATCAGAGACACAACAACTTCACTGATCTTCTCCTGTGCTCCTGAAACACACAAGATACAATCATCTtatcacaaaaaacacaaattgtaTAAAACTATATTCTTTTATTCtaacaattatttttttagtattttaagtcagtatttattgATTCTTAATCTTAGTTTCATTTATGTTGTTGATATAATCATTATcaccttttttttactttttccatcAGTAGTTTTAAACCTCTTATTCCCTTAGGTTAAAtgacttttatattttaactaCCTCGAGGTAAAATATAGTTCTAATTCAGATTGACTCTgtcgggttttttttttaaattttagtctgttttccATTTAGCTTAAATAAGTTTAAACTTCTGGGAAAAGAGagcataaatgtatttttctctttgttaaAGATTTTACAAAGAAACACAGCTTCACCTTGGCTGCTGCTCAGAGATGTCAGAGCCTCCAGAGCACATTTCTGAACTTTGCTGCTGCTGATCACGTTCCTGCATGCTTCACTACAACCAGAAGATGAGGGGGGAGAAACACCACTGCAGATCCTCAGCAATGACAGGACTGCAATGACGATCACAGCAGGAGGACATGGGAGGATGTCAGAGGGCTGTGAGGACAAGAAAGAGACAGTCATCAACCCTAATCTGCCTCAAACACTAACATACAGTCAGATGTTTCTGTTGGTATTCCAGCCTCACCAGGAGTGTGATGTGTGGCGTGTGTGTCAGGCAGATACAGATCAGAGAGATGCAGGAGGTTTTACtcttcagctgctctgccatggaACCCCCATGGTCTTCAACTGCAGGGAcaaaagacatgtttttttaagacGTTTAAGAATAAACAGTTCTGTTTTAGTGTTTATCTGTGTGGATTACCGGATATGTTTGTGCCCAGAAGAGTGTGACCGGTCACAATGTCGAGTGGAAGCAGAAGCATTCGCACCGCCTGGACTGAGTGGTGAGCATCgctgcaaaaatgaagaaacagcCATCAGGTGTAGATAAATACAGAACTTTTCTCCAAGGTTCCCACTTTTTAAATGAGATTACTTTCCAAGACTTTTCCATGACAACTTctgaaattcaaatttaaaagaTGTGCAGTCTATGGCTATATTCATGAACCCTACATATTTCTAAATGATGACAAATTGATCATAGTATAGTAAAATACACCTGCAGACATACAAATATAATGCTTTGGGCATTCAGGAATTCAGGAATAGTTGTGGGTCAGGAAGAAGGGCTgtggtgttttctgtggtaaTGTCATTTGTATAAATATTATAAGCAAGGGCTGAACATGAGGCCTGCGGACATTAACCTTTCACTATCAACATCTAATTGGGTCATCCATAAGTCAGAGTGAACACTGGTGaaacatttgaagaaaatcctttaaAGCATTCTGACAGTAGCAGGTTCACAAGAATGGGCTGGAAAGTAGAGGATGAAAATGAGCCCCAGTGACCTTGATCCATGACTTAAGAGGTTAGATTCTCCACATGAACACAACATGGATTTGACATGGTCCGTAGGTCAAAACCGGATTGGGCCAGAATTCCTAACCCTCCCTCAGGCCCTGGCCAGGTTGAGCTCTATGATAGTCAAAAACGTCCAGTTAGACAGCAGCATAACTATATTTTACCCtagatttttttccttgtttttataCCTTATTTTTCTACTTCAGACACGTTAGTGCAGGCCCATCGCACAAATTACAAGATGTTCTGTATATAACTATTTTCTTCAAATATGTTTTTGACATGaggtagaaaagctgttaaaaagtggcactgcCAGCTTGCTCCACTCTGAGTACTGAAATAGTACAGTGGGGGGCAAGCAAGAAAAAGTAAATCCGTCATTATCTGTTGTAATGCTCTGTCattctgtgactcagtcacaaaatttacttttacTCTCTGTGCCCAAAGTCtgtcttgaaatgggtaaaaggaaTTTTAggtatgctgctcctgctgccTGAGATCTGCTACAGGAGACGTTATGTCTGGTGGAGCTGgcctctttaaatgttttttaaagtaaattaaaagtGTTGGAGGACGATGTTTGACTAATGATGTACTACTCTGACATggatttgtttgatttgtgtttgtaatagtttctctgttctgtttttaacactgTGATTTCGTTGCTGCccgtcttggccaggacactcttgtaaattctgtagattcttgatctcaatgaggttctcctggttaaataaatttaaataaataaatgcgaCTCAGTTTACCAATAAAGTCAGAGAAGAGTAATGCAGACTGTATCAGTCTGTTAACAGACAAATGATCTCTAAAAGGCTCTGTATCTTCAGTGCTCAGTGATGTCGGCACACTGCTGATCGTCCTCACTGCCTCACTAACTCATAATGTAACAGCCAatctgttttgaaaaatgtctgttttttatcaGCCTAGGGCTCATGAATGTGATTAATGGGAGGGGACAGGCTGGGCCAGGCTTGAAGAGAATGTGCACTGGCTCGTGTAGCATTGAGCTGGAATTTTTGGGCCCAATCTAAACACTGTGACAgccaaaatcttatcagttcatcTGGAGTCAGGGAGAACAAAAGGGTAGACAACCTGAGAATATAATGCCTTGACCCTAAGTATTTTAGGCATGgaggcataaaaataaaaagacaataaaactaTCCTGCCTCCGCCTTACTCAAattaataacagtaataatgatgaaaaatgttctaGCACAACATATCTCATTCATCAGACTTTTGTGGAGGGTAAAGTTTCTCAGGTCTAAAGCTGTTTCCAGAGTGTTGCCAGCCCTTATCATTATTGTCCAAAAACTATTGTCACTGTTGAATATGATGTTTgagataattaaaaaataagaagaatTTCTAAAAAATTTTTCAGGACAGTTTGATATTTTCTAGGGCATCTTGCTGTTTCTCTCATTTCcatttgttttccatgactGGCAAATGTCCAGGTTTTCCAGGATGTAACTTTTAATATCAGGAAACATGACTTCGTCTATCTCAGTTTGCACGGTTGGTGGGGAATTCTGCATGAGGTTGTGAAGTTGTGCAGTGAACTGATACTTACTGAAGACCGCTGCGAAGGAAAGCAGCTGCAGCCTGAATGAGGTCAGACGGCTTGTTAATGTTCAACATGGAGGAGAGCAGATGGCCAACACGCTGGTCTTGGACACGTTCACTTCTGGGGCTGCTGAAGACATGCGTTGACAAcaattcattaaaacaaaagtcaTGTTACATTATTTATGGGCCTTTCTTTCTGTAAAGTCTACCTGTATGCAGCCAGGATGACGTCCATCAGAGGCAGCGTGAGCTCGCTGCAGCCTGATTTCACCACCTCCTCCAGAGACCCTGTGACAGTCTGGAGCAGCTCATCCTGAAGAGGTGGCCTGGCCTGGTGCAGCAGCAGGGCCAGCAGCTTGAGGCTCTGCAGACTCTGATGGAGCTGTTTGTTGTCTGTGGGTATTAGTGACTCTTTGAGGTACTTTGAGATCAGCTTGACTAAAGCTGTATACTCTGCGCTGGCTTCCATTGGGACAACCGGTTGTTCTAAAGAGGCACTTTTGATTCCATTTAGCTTTCCTTCTCCATTACATCCTTCAGATAGGACAGgctggaagaagaggaggatgtggGCGAGCATCTGATTTGCAGCTGAAGCAACAAATAAGCTTGAGTCTGTCTGCAGCTGTAGGAGCGGTTCAATGAAGTCTGTGGAGGTCAGGGAAACAGATTAGAAAGTGGTAAGACTTGAAGTTGCCTCCCTTCAGTCATACactttttatgatttataaCATATACAAGTGTTACCTGACTGTGCAAAGAAACTGAGAGCCTTTGGGTGCTGCAGCAAACTTTTCAAGCCCTGGATCCAACCAATCCTGATACAGGGATCATCCCAAAGCCCTGCTTCTTGCCAGTGCTGAAGGTTGAAGGCCTCATTAAGAAGCAGGCTTTCctggaggaggaagaagggAGACTGAATCTGTTGTAAACAATTCTGTCAACATTCAGGGGTGTAGCAATGTAGCAAACAGATGACTTTTTCTGTACCTGAAGTGATCTGAAGCCATCCTCAGTGGCTGCAATTAAGCCGGTGAGTTTGAGAGTAAAGGACAGGACACTGGGGTCTGAGTCTTTGTTGCCAATCACAGCGGAGATGAAACCAGTCAGGCATGGGCAGGACCCTAGGAGTGATCCCCCTTCGTCAGGAGAAAAGCGAGACATGAGACAGATTTATTATCCACTTGTACAAACATGGTTGAACCCTTCCTCTCACTCTTCATGCTTTCTATACCTACTTGCTGTATTTATCTAtcaacaaacatgcacaaatgtAAGCTTTAAGACAAGAAAAAATATCACCGTAAGACACAGTGCCCTTTTATCtatacatttttcaaataatctTTAGATAATTCCTCTAGTCCTTATATTGGTGCATTAGTTAACTTTTAATAACTGTGTCTCTGTAACATGGAGCATTTGGAGCATGGTGCTAATGAACAGTTGCTAATTCACCCCAGATAAATGGATGTAAAGAAGGGACAAGTTCAAGATGTTTTATATTCTTTTAATCTGCAGCAAGTTACCCACAAAAATATAGCTAAAGGGATTTTTGTGATACctgaatttttcatttcaacacTGTaggagtaaaaatcaaacaatatgaATACCTGTTACtatggatgcacaatattaccAGTATGATATCAGTACTGGCAGATTTTCTGCAATTATTTAcagcagaagcagcaaaaaaacccCGAACAGAGCagacatcaatgacaacagagtGACAAAGATCAAGTCAGAAGTAGagaaaagaggagctggggtggaggagggttccaaaaagcagcttgcagagggagcatcAAAGTGTTGCCAGGCGGGTCAcaactagattattttcccaaggtgttcagccctaatttagAGCATTAAAGTGCGAACTTCCCTCTGTTCCTGTTCGTTCCTAATGACTGtaccccacttcctgacccccagcggacattcaggatcacacGATTGCAACAACCTGTACTAGGAATCTTACACCAAAATAAGTAAAGAAAAAGCATCGGTAGCGGTTTCAAGACTGATTTGCTTGCAGCCTTGATGACTGCAAGCAAAGTCCTAACACCAAAAGAGGCAAGAAATAATGACAGATAGCCAATAACTCACCAAGGGGTGGCACAAAATATAGGCAAAGTATTATTATATTGAATTTCCCTCAGGATTAATCTTGAATTTCCTTtaggatcaataaagtatctaACTATCTTGTACTCTTGACTTGTGTGATGAGTTAATGGTAATTGGACTACAAATGACATGAGTCACCTGAATGCAAGTTCACTGACCACAAAAGAAGAGGACAAAGTGGAGAAACACAAAGTGGGATTAGAGGTGAAGCTGGCAACAATTTGCAGTGTAAAAAACGGATTTAAAACATGTATTTGACCTGTTTAAGGGTATAGGATTGTCCTGCAGAGTGTCAATCACAAAATCCGTATCGTATTGTTAACCTGCAATACCCATCCTTTTTCTCATGTTTCAGACAGTAGGCTACTAACCAGTCTTGGTGAGCCTTGTGAACCAGTCCAGCAGTTTCTCCAGGCTGGTATCATCAGGTAAGGACCTCCCTGAGTCCGCCAGCACCTCACAAACTCTGGGCAGCAGAGGTACGCACTCTATGTCCATGTTACTGAACTAAGTGTGGTAGTGAACCATCAGGATACGTGTAAGTACTGGTAGGTCTCTAACCTTGACAGATAGATTTCAGTTACATTAATGCATTCATAGCTATCGCTCACTCACGTACTTTATATGCACCATCTTCTAAAATTAGACAGATAAAGCTAGCATGAACGAgaagctccagttttatcagtagttttaCCAACCACCCATCTCGCGGGAAATAGTTTCAGAACAACCGGTACCTTGcttccctcttctttttctttcagagtaaaatttgaGTGTCATAACATTGACAACTGCGCCGCTCGCCGATTTAAAAACATGTGGATAGGCAAGGACCCATTAGCGAGGCCCGGAAACCAGCTATCCCTATGTTCTACAGCTTTAACTATTCAGCGCAGCGCGTGCTAGCTTCCGAACAAGTTCCGGTGCTACATTTCCGTCACATCGTCCATTTTCACGTAATCGCACATGGTGCCGCACCGGCCGAGGACCCCCAGCCTCTTAATTTTTCGGATTCTGCTCTGCTTCGGCGAGAAATCCGTCTCGTATCCCTGATAAATGCAAGAAACCGTGGATATGGTGGACGACCCAGAGTATGAAGAGGAAGAGCCTTCCTTCAGCGACCCAGAGGACTACGAGGATGACGTCGATGACGAGGGTGAGCGGCGGCAGGAAAGACGCCGGCTTTTAGGCCTgatgctaacagttagcatggagCTGTACTAAAGAGCTCAATGGTAGTTGTGCTGCAGGTGCTATAGGGCTAGCTCAAGTTAGCTTGTCAGTTAATTTCCCAACCTTACATTTTAGAGTCCGAACACGAGGAACAAAACAGCGTCATCATCATTTTCTTGAAACTTATCCCGACATGAGCTAATATTAACCAACGGTTTCATTTCACGCCCATTGAAGCCTCACCCAGACCCCAGACGACCATTCTCCGTGGTCTTCTCGCTGTCATTATAAAACTGCAGTAAGGCTTAGACTGTCATGTAATTGTCTCACAGCCATCTGAATCAGTTTTAAGAGCCAAGACCACCACAGCCACCTTGCAGTGCGTGATTTGCAGGAAGCAGCTGGTACATCAGGCCAGCTTTCACATCATGTTCATTTTAGCCCAGGATTGAGGAGGATATAGGGATATAGTCCATAATCTCCCTGAGGTTTACTTAACATGAACTGATTTAATACCTTATTAACAGGGTAGTAAGTAACTTCTCTAGGATTGTTCTGATATATATGAGTGCCTTGCATAGTAATACTTGACTCATCTGCAAGTGAATTAGATCCCATAATTTGAATCAGTATTACAACAGACCTGTAATTACATGGATCAACAATAATCTAGACTATTAGATTTCACAAGTTTAGCAAACTGAAGGACTCTGTGCACTTGTCATAgtatcaaaatgtatttttctttatggttttctttgtgattcaccttttgtgtcttttcttgATAAATATTGGAAACCTAATCCTATAGGCTTTTTGGCAGTGTTTTAATTTGCTGTCTTAAAGTGATTCTGCCACTTCCCTAATTTGTAGCATCTCATTTTTCTACTCATAGTTTGTTTGCTTTCATACTGCTGCAGTTCAGAAATATTAACTAATAAAATATGCTGGCAATCACAGCATCACACACTAAGACAGTGGTTAACTTAAATCTGACTGTTGTATGTTTTGGACATTAGTTGTCTGTTGTAtctcaattttatttattttttttatttttcatttaacagGGCATTTTGCAGTGGTTATTGCTTCATGCGtaatacacaaaaacagctgtCTAGCTATTAacaatactgttttttcagggcTTATGTCAGTACAGATTATAAGCTGTGCATGAGACTGATAACCAGTGTTTGGAATCAATATGCACTTGTTATGACaatcaaaatgtacttaatgtgacAGAGGTAAAATTGCATGTTTAAGTATGTATGAAAATACACAGTTTAGCCTCagctctgtcaacatgagaTGCAGCAGAGGGCAACACAGtcgcagcaggaaacaggaagtgatgctgtACTCCAGTTATCCCCAAATGATGGCCCGTAGACCAAGTTATCTGCCCCACCCAGTCATGATTGCACGGATCAAATAAGCCAAAATTttatacaaacattaaaaaaaaaaaaaattaaaaatctgccTGCTGCAGCTTTTGTGATTTTTTGCTTCAGTACTTCTGAATTCCCTAAACTACCTCTATTCCTTCATATGAAATCGAAGTAATCATAATCAAGCAAGATTAACATCTACTGTGACTATTGTTTATGCAGTAGGGGAAAACTTGTGGATGTTTCTGCCCTCAGTTTGATATTCTTGCCACAGTTTAACCCCTAGGGATCACTAATTGGGGAACTGTGCCATACACTGTCAGTATCACCAGggcctcagtgttgattggctgagAGTTGTACGACATCTTGCCAGTCAGGTAGTATTGTAGGCAGCACATAAGGTGAGGCTGCCGAGTGGgaaaacaaagtcaaaggagAAGACACACCTTGCCGTTGGCAGCACACCTTTTAATTAAATTGATCAATTATCggtaaataaaatgctgatactgGTAATTGCAAAATGCCAGGTATCAGAATCAATAATTGGCCAGGCTGATAATCGCTCTACTTGTACTAACTATGGCTAATTTGcaattgctgtcattgatgagtttttttttattattgaatcTGTTTTTAGATTTAAGGAGATACAGAAACATTATTATACAGTTTAAATACAGTCACTGAAGTCATTACATGGAAGAGACTAAAATCGGTGTAGTCAAATTTtgttgatagaaaaaaaaaactgctgcaaaTGTCTTGCACTTTCAAGATGCAGTTTTTGCATTCATACACTAggtatttttgttgtattacttttactcttgtttttatcttattaaGGCCCCTGACAGTAGGAGTACAGCGGCTCACTagcttatttattttctttctatcACCAAGATAAATCTCCTGCATGTGTAAATGTACTTTGCAAATAGACTTGATTCTGATTTTCATCTTTCCCCTCAGAGCTCCTGGGTGACATCCTGAGGGAGAAACCCCAGGAAGCTGATGGCATCGactctgtggttgtggtggACAACGTCCCTCAGGTGGGCCCGGAGCGGTTGGAGAAACTCAAGAACGTCATACACAAAATTTTCTCAAAGTTTGGCAAAATCACCACAGAGTTCTATCCAGAGGCAGAGGGCATGACCAAAGGGTATGTGTGCTTCTTGCACTGTCTTAATCTCACTCTGTTATTGCAGTATATGGCATTACTGTTGTATTTTAGTGATTTTATGAATggtagtagtagtggtagtaggAAACCTTTATGTAAGcctcaaaaaacatttaactttcCCTCATTTATGATGGCATTaagataaaaaaaggaaaattcacaaataaaaaatggtcTATTGCACACCGGTAAAGTTGCTACTATGTCAATCATTAGTGTTATGAAAATTATGAATCTTCTTTAAGAAAATTCACAGGACCTGAAGCAGTAGTCAGCTAGTAGAATGGCACTGGTAGGGTCCAGTTCATCATGGATGTTCTTTAAAATGGTGAATGTCCAGTAAAGGGTTTTAAGGATTAAAAAGATAATCAAAAAAGACTCATAGCTCTGACCCATATCTCACACAGGTACATCTTCTTGGAGTATGCCGCTCCCACTCAGGCCCTGGAGGCAGTTAAGAACGCAGATGGGTACAAACTTGACAAACAGCATACGTTCAGGGTCAATCTCTTCACTGATTTTGACAAGTAAGTgtgttaaagtgttaaaaatgtggagGAACATATTTTGAGACAAGCAGACTAATTCTGTCTGCTCATTTTCCCAGATACATGAACATCAGCGATGAGTGGGTTACTCCAGAGAAGCAGCCGTTCAAAGACTTTGTAAGTGCTGTTTGGTTGTTGATAActcagatttttacaaagcaTTTCTCATTATTTTTGACAAGTCCATGAAAATGAGCCTGTTGAATAACTTTCCAACCACAAACATCTTATCTTATCAGGGTAACATGCGCCACTGGATTGAGGATCCAGATTGTCGTGACCAGTACAGCGTGATCTATGAAGCTGGAGAGAGGACGGCCATTTTTAATAATGATGCGAAGGACCCAATCATAGTTGAAGAGAGAGCGGTGAGATGACAGGATTGATATGAGTGGATTAAATGTAGTATTACAGTGAGGGTCGGCCTGCAGACTAATGAtggttttgtttctgcagcGCTGGACAGAGACGTACGTCCGATGGTCTCCTAAAGGCACCTACCTGGCCACCTTCCATCAACGAGGCATTGCACTGTGGGGCGGTGAGAAGTTCAAGCAGATTCAGAGGTTCAGTCATCAGGGGGTTTCTCTCATCGACTTCTCACCGTGTGAGAGGTAATTCACCTTAGAGATTCAGcttctagatcaggggtgtccaaactatggctcaggggccaaatgcggcccaagATCGAAATTTAATTGGTCCATAgttaattctaaaaataaaattaaatctggcccacatttgaacatggagCTTGTGTTTCACTGTATTGTACGTCAAAGTTCCAGCCATTAAATCAATCGTTTAGCGTTGTTACAGACAGGCCATGGAGTCGAGCTCTGCctcaatcagctgatctaatgcaatccctcatcagctgacagccaggtGATTtgctctcctccaccccagctcctcctttattttcattctgaCTGAATCAATGTCATATAACTCacttgtggatattaaagtggccctAACATCCttacatatttctgtatgtggccctcagtggaaaaagtttggacaaccCTGGTCTGGACCATCATTTTTGGACCCCTGTCTGAAACCGTAGTACCACTCTTatatgattatttattttaatccaattttgtaaataaatactgTTACAGATATTTCCAAGTTACATTCAAGTTGTAAATGAGACTGTAACCACCAATGTCAAATGCAGCTGTTTAATACCTGCACTTGCCAGCAGTGAACCTCTACTCCACTACTTGAAACTTGTACTATGTACACTTTATTCAATGTTTACAAATGTC
Coding sequences within:
- the brat1 gene encoding BRCA1-associated ATM activator 1 isoform X1, producing the protein MDIECVPLLPRVCEVLADSGRSLPDDTSLEKLLDWFTRLTKTGGSLLGSCPCLTGFISAVIGNKDSDPSVLSFTLKLTGLIAATEDGFRSLQESLLLNEAFNLQHWQEAGLWDDPCIRIGWIQGLKSLLQHPKALSFFAQSDFIEPLLQLQTDSSLFVASAANQMLAHILLFFQPVLSEGCNGEGKLNGIKSASLEQPVVPMEASAEYTALVKLISKYLKESLIPTDNKQLHQSLQSLKLLALLLHQARPPLQDELLQTVTGSLEEVVKSGCSELTLPLMDVILAAYSSPRSERVQDQRVGHLLSSMLNINKPSDLIQAAAAFLRSGLHDAHHSVQAVRMLLLPLDIVTGHTLLGTNISVEDHGGSMAEQLKSKTSCISLICICLTHTPHITLLPSDILPCPPAVIVIAVLSLLRICSGVSPPSSSGCSEACRNVISSSKVQKCALEALTSLSSSQGAQEKISEVVVSLIEYLDNPDSEPTVLHKSYQALLKWISVCTDISFITDQLRRDLADVVKKRVCDMRWEVRDSSVEFLGQMTDVGVPLKSAKEMCNVTEALLGGCCTTPLLREALQDTESYVRASAISALAKTMTHSWQQGAALSQEETEIVNRLLEILSEDTEGFSRRAVVQYFISWFSSSSSSSPLLMQSVRCVLSLGGADLDWEVKFHTLELAELLMDEAFSGQRGYRKDSDTHDAPQHPYGVISEQTFTLHTHTATEEVGSDLGRALKSLVEQGVISALLSGLVDCDRPVGLKACRLLITLRETVCSLLGEQDASRGTVSRVSCELPEQGWGREIRKLLGDKKAQETDTLTEGAMGEVCAVDVCELLRSLGLDEKRDVLTQSSDHIHNSPLSLLQDILTVRVAHSHPDAETEQEVIVDCY
- the brat1 gene encoding BRCA1-associated ATM activator 1 isoform X2 codes for the protein MDIECVPLLPRVCEVLADSGRSLPDDTSLEKLLDWFTRLTKTGGSLLGSCPCLTGFISAVIGNKDSDPSVLSFTLKLTGLIAATEDGFRSLQESLLLNEAFNLQHWQEAGLWDDPCIRIGWIQGLKSLLQHPKALSFFAQSDFIEPLLQLQTDSSLFVASAANQMLAHILLFFQPVLSEGCNGEGKLNGIKSASLEQPVVPMEASAEYTALVKLISKYLKESLIPTDNKQLHQSLQSLKLLALLLHQARPPLQDELLQTVTGSLEEVVKSGCSELTLPLMDVILAAYSPRSERVQDQRVGHLLSSMLNINKPSDLIQAAAAFLRSGLHDAHHSVQAVRMLLLPLDIVTGHTLLGTNISVEDHGGSMAEQLKSKTSCISLICICLTHTPHITLLPSDILPCPPAVIVIAVLSLLRICSGVSPPSSSGCSEACRNVISSSKVQKCALEALTSLSSSQGAQEKISEVVVSLIEYLDNPDSEPTVLHKSYQALLKWISVCTDISFITDQLRRDLADVVKKRVCDMRWEVRDSSVEFLGQMTDVGVPLKSAKEMCNVTEALLGGCCTTPLLREALQDTESYVRASAISALAKTMTHSWQQGAALSQEETEIVNRLLEILSEDTEGFSRRAVVQYFISWFSSSSSSSPLLMQSVRCVLSLGGADLDWEVKFHTLELAELLMDEAFSGQRGYRKDSDTHDAPQHPYGVISEQTFTLHTHTATEEVGSDLGRALKSLVEQGVISALLSGLVDCDRPVGLKACRLLITLRETVCSLLGEQDASRGTVSRVSCELPEQGWGREIRKLLGDKKAQETDTLTEGAMGEVCAVDVCELLRSLGLDEKRDVLTQSSDHIHNSPLSLLQDILTVRVAHSHPDAETEQEVIVDCY